Genomic window (Notolabrus celidotus isolate fNotCel1 chromosome 15, fNotCel1.pri, whole genome shotgun sequence):
ACCCCTGTGGAACCCCATACAGCAGCGGGGCAGAGCTGGACTCTGAGGCttagactattgcaaaatctctgcgttatccaatgcctttgtatcaagcattGTTATTACTCCCCTTGTTCCAATTGTACCAATCAAAGCTTCTGTTTTTGTGAAGAGATAAGTTGTTGAAAAAGAAATGATAGATCTTTGTCCCCCTGTGTTTCACCAGGTTTCCCTGAAGCCATGAGTCTGTGTGCGCTGGACGAGCAGAGCTTCCGTCTGTGTTGTcggctcctcctgcagcagtcGGAGGAGCTGAACGACGGCTGGAGCTGGGAGAGCGTGCAGGTGAGGAGGTCTGGGATAAAACAGGGTCAGAAAGTCTGCTGTGGTCCTTCTATGTGGCTGATAGCAGATTCTGATGTGGGTTCAGGGTTCAGAGGAGGGCTACTTGAAGAAGACTGCTCTCAGGTCAGTCATCATGGACTCGAGCAGAGTGTGGGACCTGGACGGATTAAATTCagactcagaaacacacagctcCTGTCAGGAGCAGGAACAGGTGAGAGACTGAAGTGTAAACGTCATTATTCTAAAAATGCTTTGACCAAATATCACTACATATTAAAAACACGTTACCTGTTACAGCTGCTTCACAAAGAGCCTCTCCTCCCTCACAGTCAGCCCCTGCTTCCATTGATGATGCTGAAGATGTTAAAGGGGATATGGAAGATGATGAAGACGATGATGGTGTCTGTGCAGAGTCTGCAGGAAGTATCCAGGCGCTTCAATACGAGTATCACGTCCTGTTCTCCTGCAGCTACGGAGCTCCTGTGCTTTATTTCAGAGCCTGCACTCTAGGTGAGTGACATGtgaaggtgcatttcgaccaagagttccggggtcttttagcccccagtactacttcaccctgaactaaaagcttcctgtgcccccattgttgtctgtgtttcgacagcgggctgaagtcccgggtagattgtgtaaatcaggccagtgacgtatggaggaaataaaagtaaatgcactacaccaccagaccagtagagggcagtaaaacaaagaggaatgccattcatcacagatgacaccatagaagcagacggacaggcaggtatcattatgagcaacacaacagttagcctgttagcatgaagagactcagctggcgctgttttagatggtgctatatttcatcacagatggattcactgaatcaacacgtgagaggagataagcgcgagtagcaaagacgtttcaacacggctttaaaatccttttaactcaaaaagccgtggcagagatcggccggtgttttggtttaaacagcgaccctgttaactggagactctcagccggatgcatccctcataaacgtctttagaccatcattaaatatctgatgaggatattttgaaatcttaataaaaactaaactagtttgcattcccaggaactccctctgtgtttcaacagctgtgtaaactccacaaacactgacacgttcagctgaaggtctccagtttacagggtcacttttaaaacggaacaccgggaggagagacgcattcacggtgggctgagagaagactactgttacaagctgctaaatcaagagaatcacagcttcttcttttgaaaagtacacacacatacaaaaaagatagaacaaataaaaactaatgaaagaaagagaaatcaagtgaatcacagatgtgtgtgatgttattgtggacggagggaggaataaaaacactgcggttaatctaccaatcagacacgttcagcattgcaggccccgccccccgaaaagccctggggctttttgaaaagtactacccacctagcaggggctttttaggggggagattatctacccctgaactgcGTTtcgttcctccggtcgaaactgAGGTAGTTCAGACCAAAGTCCCTAGTTGGGGTGTACAAGAGGCTAACTGCTTTGATGGTCAGTACAGTGTCAGAGCAAACTTTGGATGCtttgtgtctcctctgtgtcaCCATGTCAGAGGGGAGGAGCCTATCCATGGAGGAGGTGTGGAGCTCTGTCCATCCCAACTTTAGACTTGGACTTCAGCGCAGTCCTCTGAACACGATCACTCTGCAGGTACAACCATCAGCTTGGTTTTATCACtacaccttcctcctcctcctcctcttcctgttcctcctcctcctcctccctgcgtCCTCACTGACCCcttgctctgtctctctctctgtccgtctgtcagGAGCACCCCCTGCTGGGTCAGCCTTTCTTCATGCTCCACCCCTGCAGAACAGAGGACTTTATGAGGCCTGTGCTGCAGGCGGCCCAGCACCAACACAGGTGGAGTCCTTGATCAGAACACACCTCATCCAGTACTGCAAGAAACCTGAcacttactgtgtgtgtgtgtgtgtgtgtgtgtgtgtgtgtgtgtgtgtgtgtgtgtgtgtgtgtgtgtgtgtgtgtgtgtgtgtgtgtgtgtgtgtgtgcgtgcgtgtgcgtgtgcgtgtgtgtgtgtgtgtgtctctctcctgGCAGGCCAGTGAACTACGTGCTGACGTGGCTCAGTGTGGTGGGACCTCTGGTGGGCATTGAGGTCCCTCTGAAGTACTGCACCCTGCTCCATCCTGCCGCCTCACCAGACTGAAGCTACACCTgctctgtttccctctctgtcagCGTTCAGCCTCTGGAGCTAAATGTTGTTAGCTACATGCTGAAAGTGGAGCTGCTCCACCAAAGTGGAGGATTGAGTTGAGAGGACTTGAAGTGGACTTGAAGTGGACTTGTCAAGTctgtcctgctgcctctctaaCATGACCCCTCAGTGTTTAGTGTTCACAAGGTTTCCACTGCTTGTACCACAGAGGTCGTCTCCTAATCCAAGCCAGATTATAACGTGAGAAACATCTTAGAAATATCATGTTCAAACCTCAGAGCTGTTCAGATGATTGTCAGGGGCTCAGGTTAGGATTCAATCTGGGattattcttttgttacagATAAGAGCTGCTGGTATCAGATCAATCTGTACACACTGtataaatgtcattttaaataaatcacttCAATTCTGtactctttgtttgttgaaccagtcaaacgtttagacacaccttctcattcaatggtttttattgatctttatttttagttttttcttagttttgaacagatatgtacaCGTacaaactggactggtagaaattcttgaagacatttcacctctccaccgaaaggcttcttcagttctgaccagactggggaagagc
Coding sequences:
- the atg10 gene encoding ubiquitin-like-conjugating enzyme ATG10, translating into MSLCALDEQSFRLCCRLLLQQSEELNDGWSWESVQGSEEGYLKKTALRSVIMDSSRVWDLDGLNSDSETHSSCQEQEQSAPASIDDAEDVKGDMEDDEDDDGVCAESAGSIQALQYEYHVLFSCSYGAPVLYFRACTLEGRSLSMEEVWSSVHPNFRLGLQRSPLNTITLQEHPLLGQPFFMLHPCRTEDFMRPVLQAAQHQHRPVNYVLTWLSVVGPLVGIEVPLKYCTLLHPAASPD